Proteins from a single region of Rhinatrema bivittatum chromosome 13, aRhiBiv1.1, whole genome shotgun sequence:
- the SNRPA1 gene encoding U2 small nuclear ribonucleoprotein A' isoform X1, protein MVKLTAELIEQAAQYTNAVRDRELDLRGEVRPHGHATRGYKIPVIENLGATLDQFDTIDFSDNEIRKLDGFPLLKRLKTLLMNNNRICRIGEGIEQVLPHLQELILTSNSIVELGDLDPLATIKSLTYLSILRNPVMNKKHYRLYVIHKVPQVRVLDFQKVKLKERQEAAKMFKGKRGAQLAKDIARRSKTFNPGVGLPIEKKRVGPSASDVEAIRIAIANASTLAEVERLKGLLQSGQIPGRERKPGPTEQEEEMEEDTVPNGS, encoded by the exons ATGGTGAAGCTGACGGCTGAGCTGATTGAGCAGGCGGCTCAGTACACGAACGCTGTGCGGGACCGCGAGCTCGATCTTCGAGGTGAGGTTCGCCCCCACGGGCACGCGACGCGGG GGTATAAAATTCCAGTTATTGAAAACTTGGGAGCCACACTAGACCAGTTTGATACTATTGATTTCTCTGATAACGAAATCAGAAAGTTGGATGGATTTCCTTTGttgaaaagacttaaaacattaTTAATGAACAATAACAGAATATG tcGTATAGGTGAGGGAATTGAGCAGGTCCTGCCACACCTTCAGGAACTGATCCTCACAAGCAATAGCATTGTGGAGTTG GGTGATCTGGATCCTCTGGCGACGATTAAATCTTTGACATATTTAAG CATTTTGAGGAACCCAGTAATGAACAAAAAGCATTACCGCCTGTATGTAATCCATAAAGTACCACAAGTTCGTgtgctggattttcagaaagtgaagCTAAAG GAGCGCCAGGAGGCAGCAAAAATGTTCAAGGGCAAACGGGGTGCACAACTTGCAAAGGATATTGCCAGGAGATCCAAAAC ttTCAACCCAGGTGTTGGATTACCCATAGAGAAAAAGAGAGTCGGGCCCTCTGCAAGCGATGTTGAAGCCATTAGG ATTGCTATTGCTAATGCTTCCACCCTGGCAGAAGTGGAGAGACTAAAGGGCTTACTGCAGTCTGGCCAGATCCCTGGCAGAGAACGCAAACCAG GGCCCACAGAGCAAGAGGAGGAAATGGAAGAAGACACAGTCCCCAATGGGTCTTGA
- the SNRPA1 gene encoding U2 small nuclear ribonucleoprotein A' isoform X2, whose product MVKLTAELIEQAAQYTNAVRDRELDLRGYKIPVIENLGATLDQFDTIDFSDNEIRKLDGFPLLKRLKTLLMNNNRICRIGEGIEQVLPHLQELILTSNSIVELGDLDPLATIKSLTYLSILRNPVMNKKHYRLYVIHKVPQVRVLDFQKVKLKERQEAAKMFKGKRGAQLAKDIARRSKTFNPGVGLPIEKKRVGPSASDVEAIRIAIANASTLAEVERLKGLLQSGQIPGRERKPGPTEQEEEMEEDTVPNGS is encoded by the exons ATGGTGAAGCTGACGGCTGAGCTGATTGAGCAGGCGGCTCAGTACACGAACGCTGTGCGGGACCGCGAGCTCGATCTTCGAG GGTATAAAATTCCAGTTATTGAAAACTTGGGAGCCACACTAGACCAGTTTGATACTATTGATTTCTCTGATAACGAAATCAGAAAGTTGGATGGATTTCCTTTGttgaaaagacttaaaacattaTTAATGAACAATAACAGAATATG tcGTATAGGTGAGGGAATTGAGCAGGTCCTGCCACACCTTCAGGAACTGATCCTCACAAGCAATAGCATTGTGGAGTTG GGTGATCTGGATCCTCTGGCGACGATTAAATCTTTGACATATTTAAG CATTTTGAGGAACCCAGTAATGAACAAAAAGCATTACCGCCTGTATGTAATCCATAAAGTACCACAAGTTCGTgtgctggattttcagaaagtgaagCTAAAG GAGCGCCAGGAGGCAGCAAAAATGTTCAAGGGCAAACGGGGTGCACAACTTGCAAAGGATATTGCCAGGAGATCCAAAAC ttTCAACCCAGGTGTTGGATTACCCATAGAGAAAAAGAGAGTCGGGCCCTCTGCAAGCGATGTTGAAGCCATTAGG ATTGCTATTGCTAATGCTTCCACCCTGGCAGAAGTGGAGAGACTAAAGGGCTTACTGCAGTCTGGCCAGATCCCTGGCAGAGAACGCAAACCAG GGCCCACAGAGCAAGAGGAGGAAATGGAAGAAGACACAGTCCCCAATGGGTCTTGA